In Allomuricauda ruestringensis DSM 13258, the following proteins share a genomic window:
- the cysN gene encoding sulfate adenylyltransferase subunit CysN has product MLDNNQLLRFTTAGSVDDGKSTLIGRLLFDSKSIFEDQLEAIESTSKKKGHDGVDLALFTDGLRDEREQGITIDVAYRYFTTPKRKFIIADTPGHIQYTRNMVTGASTANAAIILVDARHGVIEQTKRHAFIASLLQIPHVIVCINKMDLVDYSEEAYNTVIAQFEEFSSKLLVKDVRFIPISALLGDNVVNRSKNMDWYQGAPLLHTLETMHISSDINKVDARFPVQTVLRPQSEEFRDYRGYAGRMASGVLRKGDEITVMPSGFTSKIKSIDTFSGEVDEAFAPMSVSITLEDDIDISRGDMIVRSNNKPEAQQDLEVMLCWLNNNPAKPRAKYTIKHTSNEQKAMIKEVLYKIDINTLSRSSDDTDMSMNDICKVKIRTTKPLMVDSYRENRTTGSIILIDDATNETVAAGMVV; this is encoded by the coding sequence ATGTTGGACAACAATCAATTATTAAGATTTACCACAGCGGGAAGCGTAGATGATGGAAAAAGTACGCTCATTGGAAGACTGCTGTTTGATTCCAAGTCAATTTTTGAGGATCAACTCGAGGCCATTGAAAGCACAAGTAAAAAGAAAGGACACGACGGTGTTGATTTGGCCCTTTTCACAGATGGACTTCGTGACGAAAGAGAACAAGGTATTACCATCGATGTAGCCTACCGCTACTTTACAACACCAAAAAGAAAGTTCATTATTGCCGATACTCCGGGACACATTCAATATACTAGAAACATGGTCACGGGTGCATCAACGGCAAATGCAGCCATTATTTTGGTAGATGCAAGGCACGGTGTTATCGAACAGACAAAAAGGCATGCATTTATTGCTTCCTTGTTGCAAATACCTCACGTAATTGTTTGTATCAACAAAATGGATTTGGTGGATTACTCCGAAGAGGCGTATAACACCGTTATTGCCCAGTTCGAGGAGTTTTCATCCAAACTGCTTGTAAAAGATGTTCGGTTTATACCGATCAGTGCATTGTTGGGAGACAATGTGGTGAACCGATCCAAAAATATGGATTGGTACCAGGGAGCACCCTTATTGCACACTTTAGAAACCATGCATATAAGTAGCGACATCAATAAGGTTGATGCCAGATTCCCTGTGCAGACAGTTTTAAGACCCCAAAGCGAAGAATTTAGGGATTATCGCGGCTATGCTGGACGAATGGCAAGTGGCGTGTTGAGAAAAGGGGATGAAATTACGGTAATGCCCTCGGGCTTTACATCAAAAATTAAATCCATAGACACCTTTTCTGGTGAGGTGGATGAAGCTTTTGCTCCGATGTCTGTATCCATTACCCTTGAGGATGATATTGATATCAGCAGAGGGGATATGATTGTTCGTTCCAACAACAAGCCAGAAGCTCAACAAGATTTGGAGGTAATGCTTTGCTGGTTGAACAATAATCCCGCTAAACCTAGGGCTAAATATACCATCAAACATACCTCTAATGAGCAGAAAGCGATGATTAAAGAGGTATTGTATAAAATAGACATTAACACATTGAGCCGTAGTTCTGATGATACAGATATGTCTATGAACGATATTTGTAAAGTAAAAATAAGGACCACGAAACCATTGATGGTGGATTCTTATCGAGAAAATAGGACTACCGGCAGCATTATTTTAATTGATGATGCGACCAATGAGACTGTGGCAGCTGGGATGGTTGTTTAA
- a CDS encoding MBOAT family O-acyltransferase encodes MLWISLLVNLGFLAYFKYFNFFIESFVDAFRLFGNELTSPALNIILPVGISFYTFQTLSYTIDIYRKQIEPTNDWPAFFAFVSFYPQLVAGPIERAYHLLPQFSKTYKFDYNLVKSGILLMAFGLFKKMVIADRAALYVNEVYNNPDYYDGTAYTYATLLFAFQIYCDFSGYSDIAIGAARTMGFDLMKNFDSPYFSKSLTEFWRRWHISLSTWFRDYVYIPLGGSKKGKYRTYANLFIVFLVSGLWHGAAMTFVIWGAIHGIILVLEKAFYNLKQPIYNKVGLASSNYSNSLAFGLATFVVVCFAWVFFRANSLSDSLMISTGMINDFDLASIFKNETYRIGLRAYEFKVLIFSILSLCVFEVLHKKHNIISLLNKQGSLFRWGVYLLIVFSIVIFGVYGDRNISEFIYFQF; translated from the coding sequence TTGCTTTGGATTAGCCTATTGGTCAACCTTGGTTTTTTGGCCTATTTCAAATATTTTAATTTTTTCATTGAAAGCTTTGTTGATGCTTTTCGGCTTTTCGGAAATGAATTGACTTCTCCAGCATTGAATATTATCCTTCCTGTTGGAATTAGTTTCTACACTTTTCAAACACTGAGTTATACGATTGACATTTATAGAAAGCAAATTGAGCCGACCAATGATTGGCCTGCCTTTTTTGCATTCGTTTCATTCTACCCTCAATTGGTTGCCGGGCCTATTGAAAGAGCATATCACTTACTGCCACAATTTTCAAAAACCTATAAGTTTGATTACAATCTAGTAAAGTCAGGTATTTTATTAATGGCATTCGGGTTGTTCAAGAAGATGGTAATAGCTGACAGGGCCGCACTATATGTGAATGAAGTATATAACAATCCAGATTATTACGACGGCACGGCATATACATATGCTACCTTATTATTTGCGTTTCAGATATATTGCGATTTTTCCGGTTATTCAGATATAGCTATTGGTGCAGCTAGAACAATGGGGTTTGACCTGATGAAAAACTTTGATTCCCCTTATTTTTCAAAATCTTTGACGGAGTTTTGGCGTAGGTGGCATATTTCATTATCCACATGGTTTAGAGACTATGTCTATATACCCTTGGGCGGAAGCAAAAAAGGGAAGTACCGTACATATGCCAACCTTTTCATTGTTTTCTTGGTTAGTGGACTTTGGCATGGTGCAGCAATGACATTTGTAATTTGGGGAGCCATACATGGCATTATACTGGTATTGGAAAAAGCTTTCTATAACCTAAAGCAACCTATTTATAATAAAGTTGGATTAGCATCATCAAATTATTCGAATAGTTTAGCTTTTGGTTTGGCCACTTTTGTGGTAGTTTGCTTCGCATGGGTTTTTTTTAGGGCCAATAGTCTATCGGACTCCCTTATGATCAGCACAGGGATGATCAACGACTTTGATTTGGCCAGTATTTTTAAAAATGAAACTTATCGCATCGGTTTAAGGGCTTATGAGTTTAAGGTGTTAATTTTTTCCATATTGAGTCTTTGTGTTTTCGAAGTATTGCATAAAAAGCACAATATAATTTCACTTTTAAACAAACAAGGGTCTTTGTTTCGGTGGGGCGTTTATTTGCTTATAGTTTTTTCAATAGTGATTTTTGGGGTATACGGGGACCGTAACATTTCAGAATTTATATATTTTCAATTCTAA